A single genomic interval of Helianthus annuus cultivar XRQ/B chromosome 13, HanXRQr2.0-SUNRISE, whole genome shotgun sequence harbors:
- the LOC110901152 gene encoding uncharacterized protein LOC110901152: MADDLPPLWFPPMSSDDSSDSSILFFQNLIEEAELQDTGTSNRRRYIERQREEGHETLMADYFVEDPKYNEDIFRHRFRMSKRLFLQIVSDVEENDPWFVEAPDARGRKGFTPLQKVTSAIKQLATGNTPDENDEYLHMAERTSRECLEYFCDTVCKIYGPEFLRRPTSHDMTLLYQAHEEKHHLPEYRGQYMRGDHRYPTIMLEAVASQDLWFWHAFAGPPGSQNDINSIPYPHEVNEKKFKRQHEAARKDVERAFGVLKGKWGVLSRPMRARSVKKIRNVVYTCIILHNMILKDDGKAIAPVHIRDPPVEPALDDTVLGELLNEDTHWRLKHDLIDHLASQDLPHLLADSDED, from the exons ATGGCGGATGACCTCCCCCCGTTATGGTTCCCACCCATGAGTAGCGACGATTCATCTGATAGTAGCattcttttttttcaaaatctcatcgaaGAAGCCGAACTTCAAGATACCGGCACATCTAACCGAAGGAGATATATTGAACGTCAACGTGAGGAGGggcatgagacactcatggcgGATTATTTTGTCGAAGACCCGAAGTACAACGAAGATATCTTTCGGCATAGGTTCCGTATGTCGAAACGTTTGTTTCTACAAATTGTGTCCGATGTGGAAGAGAACGACCCGTGGTTTGTAGAGGCCCCCGATGCGCGAGGTAGGAAGGGCTTTACGCCCTTGCAAAAGGTGACATCGGCTATTAAACAGCTCGCAACTGGAAACACTCCAGACGAGAACGACGAGTACTTGCATATGGCCGAAAGAACTTCCCGCGAGTGCCTAGAATATTTTTGTGACACGGTTTGCAAAATATATGGTCCAGAGTTCTTACGTAGACCGACAAGCCACGACATGACACTTTTATACCAAGCTCATGAGGAAAAACATCACCTTCCAG AGTATCGAGGCCAATACATGCGAGGAGATCATAGATACCCGACTATTATGCTCGAAGCGGTTGCTTCTCAAGACTTATGGTTTTGGCATGCTTTTGCCGGTCCACCGGGTTCTCAAAACGATATCAAT tcgatCCCTTACCCTCACGAAGTAAACGAAAAGAAATTCAAGAGGCAACATGAGGCGGCAAGGAAAGACGtcgaacgggcttttggtgttttgaagGGGAAATGGGGTGTATTGAGTCGACCGATGCGAGCAAGATCGGTTAAAAAAATTAGGAATGTCGTGTACACGTgtattattttacacaacatgattttgaaagacgATGGAAAGGCGATAGCACCGGTGCACATTCGGGATCCTCCGGTCGAGCCGGCTCTAGACGATACGGTGTTGGGCGAGTTGTTGAATGAAGACACCCATTGGAGACTCAAACACGATCTCATAGATCATCTCGCAAGTCAAGATTTACCCCATCTTTTGGCCGATTCCGATGAAGACTAG
- the LOC110898390 gene encoding probable xyloglucan endotransglucosylase/hydrolase protein 32 codes for MGFIIFFTLVFILIGPSLTNAGSWPPSPGFYPSSKFRSMSFNQGFRNLWGPSHQTVNNDALAIWLDRTSGSGFKSVKPFRSGYFGASIKLQPGYTAGVITAFYLSNNEAHPGFHDEVDIEFLGTTFGKPYTLQTNVYIRGSGDGKIIGREMKFHLWFDPTKNFHHYAILWSPHEIIFLVDDVPIRRYPRKSDATFPLRPMWLYGSIWDASSWATDNGRYKADYRYQPFVGRFTNFKATGCSAYSSPRCHPVTATPGRSGGLSRRQRMAMKWVHSHYMVYNYCRDNKRDHSLTPECWK; via the exons ATGGGGTTTATAATATTCTTTACACTTGTTTTCATTCTCATTGGACCATCACTCACCAATGCTGGCTCCTGGCCACCTTCACCTGGGTTCTACCCGAGCTCCAAGTTCAGGTCCATGTCCTTTAACCAAGGCTTTAGAAACCTCTGGGGTCCTAGCCACCAGACCGTTAACAACGATGCTCTTGCCATCTGGCTCGACCGTACATCAG GAAGCGGGTTCAAGTCGGTCAAACCATTTAGATCCGGTTACTTCGGAGCATCCATCAAACTTCAACCGGGTTATACTGCGGGAGTCATAACAGCATTCTAT CTTTCAAACAATGAAGCACATCCAGGGTTCCATGATGAGGTTGACATAGAGTTTCTTGGAACAACATTTGGGAAGCCATACACACTACAAACAAATGTGTACATAAGGGGAAGTGGTGATGGCAAGATTATTGGGAGAGAAATGAAGTTTCATTTATGGTTTGACCCCACAAAAAATTTTCATCACTATGCAATCTTGTGGAGCCCACATGAAATAAT ATTTTTGGTGGACGATGTGCCAATAAGAAGATACCCAAGGAAAAGTGATGCTACGTTTCCATTAAGGCCAATGTGGTTATATGGGTCAATATGGGATGCGTCTTCTTGGGCGACTGACAATGGTAGATACAAAGCCGACTACAGATACCAACCTTTTGTAGGAAGATTCACCAATTTCAAAGCAACTGGTTGCTCTGCCTATTCATCACCACGGTGCCACCCTGTCACCGCCACTCCAGGACGATCTGGTGGCCTTAGCAGGAGGCAGCGCATGGCGATGAAATGGGTGCATAGCCACTACATGGTTTATAACTATTGCAGAGACAACAAAAGGGACCATTCCTTGACACCAGAATGCTGGAAATAA